The following is a genomic window from Thaumasiovibrio subtropicus.
GCGCTAGGAATATGCTCCAGTACGCCGTCCATCATACCAAGACCAGCACGTAAGATAGGCACAACGGTGACCTTCTTGCCTTTGATTTGATCGATCTCAACGGGGCCATTCCACCCTTCAATGGTCACTTTCTCAGTCTCAAAGTCCGCCGTTGCTTCATAGGTCAATAGGCTACCCACTTCGGTTGCCAACTCACGGAAACGCTTGGTGCTGATATCACCTTCACGCATCAATCCAATTTTATGCTTAACCAGCGGGTGCTTGACCTCAACGATTTTCATAGAATGCTGTCCTAATTAGTTATTCTTCGAACTGATAAATATGGGGAAATTATACCTCAGACCCACGAATATGGCAGCTATCCGCACCCACTAACTGCCTATTTTCGTATAGTTAATCACACCATTTTCATGCACTTCATCATTATCTTCTGTTGCAGCACGTACTCATCACATCTCAGCACGCCAATTTAGCGTGACAATAACTAGAAAAAATATTTTTACGCAAACGTTTTCCTTTAGGTGACGTCTGCTGTTAGAATAGCCCCGCTTTTTTATCTTCAATGCGGTGAGGGTCCCCTTGTGAGCAGCAATAATTCTTCTCTTAGTTACAAAGATGCGGGTGTTGATATCGATGCTGGTAATGCTTTGGTTGATCGTATCAAAGGGGTGGTAAAGCGCACCCATCGTCCTGAAGTGATGGGCGGTATCGGTGGCTTTGGTGCTTTGTGCCAGCTACCAACAAAATACAAAGAGCCTGTACTGGTTTCAGGTACGGACGGCGTAGGTACAAAGCTACGCTTGGCAATGGATTTGAAAAAGCATGACACAATCGGTATCGACCTTGTGGCCATGTGTGTAAACGATTTGATTGTTCAAGGGGCAGAGCCTCTGTTCTTCTTGGACTACTACGCGACAGGTAAGCTAGACGTTGATACGGCAGCGGCTGTTGTTGCGGGTATTGGTGAAGGTTGTCTGCAGTCAGGTTGTGCACTGATCGGTGGTGAAACGGCTGAAATGCCTGGCATGTACCATGGCGAAGACTATGATGTCGCCGGTTTCTGTGTCGGTGTTGCTGAGAAATCAGAAGTGATCGACGGTACCAAAGTGAAAGCGGGCGATGCACTGATTGCACTGGGTTCAAGTGGTCCTCACTCGAATGGCTACTCGCTTGTGCGTAAAATCATCGAAGTGTCTCAAGCTGATCTTTCTGAAGAGCTTGAAGGTAAAGCACTTTCTGAGCACCTGCTTGAGCCGACCAAGATTTATGTGAAGTCAGTACTTAAGCTGCTAGAAAGCACCGATGTACATGCTATCTCTCACATCACAGGTGGTGGTTTCTGGGAAAACATCCCACGCGTTCTACCTGAAGGTGCCAAAGCCGTTGTTGATGGCAACAGCTGGGAATGGCCAGCAATCTTCAACTGGCTACAAGAGCAAGGCAACGTTGAGCGTTACGAAATGTTCCGTACTTTCAACTGTGGTGTTGGTCTTGTTATCGCTCTACCTCAAGAGCAAGCTGAACAAGCGATTGAGATCTTGAAAGCAGAAGGTGAAAACGCTTGGCTACTCGGCAAGATCGCCGATGCAGCCGAAGGCGAAGAGCAAGTAGAGATTATCTAAGCCATGAAAAAGATCGTTGTGCTGATTTCCGGCAGTGGCTCGAATTTACAAGCCATTCTGGATGCCTGTGAACAAGGTAAGATTGCAGACAGCCAAGTTGTAGCCGTATTCTCCAATAAAGAGAGTGCCTATGGCTTAGAGCGCGCACGACAAGCCGGTGTGGATGCGATTAGCTTAGATGCGAAAGCCTTCGACAGCCGCGATAGCTTTGATGATGCGCTTGCCAATAAAATTGATGCTTACACGCCAGACTTAGTGATTCTGGCGGGGTATATGCGCATCTTATCTGGTGAGTTTGTTCGTCGCTATCTCGGCAAGATGATTAACATCCACCCTTCGTTACTGCCAAAATATCCGGGCCTACATACCCATCAGCGTGCGATTGATGCCGGCGACAAAGAGCATGGCACAAGTGTGCACTTTGTCACTGAAGAGCTTGATGGCGGTCCAGTCATTTTGCAAGCGAAGGTGCCATTGTTTCCGGAAGACACAGCCGATGACGTACAAGCGCGTGTTCAACAACAAGAACATCGCATCTATCCGCTTGTTGCTGATTGGTTTGTCTCTGGGCGTTTAGTCATGAACAATGAGCAAGCGATCTTAGATGGGCAAGTGCTGCCCTCACAAGGCTATGCGAGCGACGAGTAATCGTTTGTTAAGCAACAAAAAACGCGACTTCAATGAGTCGCGTTTTTTTATGCCGTGTTTCCAGCCACTTCGCTACTGCGAAGATGTTGCCTCATTGCCCTGCTGAGGCTCTGGATGAGGCGTGCCTTCACGATGATAAATCACTTCACCCTTCTTAAACACACACATTTCCCCCACCAGCATACGATGCCACTGTTCGTTGTTTGTCAATGGCTGTGTGGCAATGACGGAGACCACATCGTTTGGGGTGGTCTCTTTCTGAAAGTCGATGGTGACATCTTCATCGATCAAGGACGCCTCACCAAAGGGTGCACGGCGCGTGATCCAATGTAGGTTATTGGTACAGTAATTAGCCACGACATCGCCATCAGAAAGCAGCATGTTGTAAACACCCAACTCACGTAACTGATCGCAACATTCCGCCATGAAGCTAAACAAGAGTGCGTCGTCATCAGGGCGGGTCGCAAAACGTTGCTCCAATTGGTTGAGTAACCAACAAAAGGCAATCTCGCTGTCCGTATCGCCAACCGGCACAAAACGTCCCGTCTCCAATCCCTGATAATTACTCAACTGACCATTGTGTGCAAAGGTCCAGTAGTGCCCCCAAAGCTCACGAGTAAAGGGATGCGTATTGACTAAACTCACCGAGCCACGGTTTGCTTGGCGAATATGGCTGATCACGGCACAACTTTTAATGGGGTACTGTTGCACTAACTGCGCAATACGCGACTCACAACTTGGATTAGGATCTTTAAAGTTCTGATACCCTTTACCATCATAAAACGTGATGCCCCAACCATCGCAATGAGGGCCGGTCTTTCCGCCTCGTTGCATCAGACCGGTAAAACTAAAACAGATATCAGTCGGCACATTGGCACTCATGCCAAGTAGTTCACACATATTCCTTGTGATCTCCTTTGATTACTTTTCCATCTCTTTCTCAATCAATTGGATCAGGATATGGATAATCTTAATATGGATTTCTTGAATACGATCAGCATAGCCGAAATGCGGCACTCGAATCTCTACATCCGCGAGACCTGCCATTTTACCGCCATCTTTCCCGGTCAATGCGATCGTTTTCATGCCTTTCTTCTTAGCTGCATCGATAGCATTCAAGATGTTGCCTGAGTTACCAGATGTCGATATACCCAGTAGCACATCACCCTGGCTACCTACCGCCTCCACGTAGCGCGAGAACACATAGTCATAGCCAAAATCATTGCTGACACAAGACAGGTGACTAGGGTCTGAAATCGCAATACCAGGATAACCAGGACGATTTTCACGGTAACGCCCCGTCAGCTCTTCGGCAAAATGCATCGCATCGCAATGCGAGCCACCGTTACCACAAGATAGTACCTTTCCGCCCTGCTTAAAAGACGCCGCTAGCATCTCCGCTGCACGCTGAATATCAGAAATGTTGTCGTCATTACTTAGGAATTCATTCAAAACACGTGCGGCTTCTTCTAGTTCACCGCGAATCAAATCGCTATACATATCAGTCTCTTTTGTCAGTGCTGTACGCTACAGCTAAGCCTTGCCATCATTTAACTGCAAAAAACAAAATCTGTCGACCTTTGCGCCCGGAGGTTGTGAACAGCCCCCAAACACCCATTCGCCATAACAGTTTGAATTTAATAGATCTATTACAAAGTGTAGTGCGAAATAGCCAAATTTGACTGCGCAATCTGTAAACAGTTGATTCTCTGAAAATTAGAGTAAAAACACTGATCCTGCTCACAAGCTTATTCACAATTATTTTACAACTTATCAAAGATGACATTACACTCAATAAGTGGTTAGACCTCTTACCAAGGTCTTAAGGAGAGCACTATGACAACCCTCAGCTTTACTCTACTCATGATTGGCGTACTCGGTACTCTCGCGTACCATCGCGCCAGTTTGAAGACCTTTACTTTCATCACAGCGATCACTCTGCTCATTGGCACCGCTTTCTCCATTGTCGGTTTATATACTTGGCTCACCGCGGCTGCGTTATTCCTTTTTTTGAACACACCTTCTTTACGCTTGCCAGTTAGCCATAAGCTACTGCAACTCTTTCGTGGTGTGATGCCAGAAATGTCCCCAACAGAAAAAGCTGCCATTGAAGCCGGGACGGTATGGTGGGAAGCTGAACTGTTTGCAGGAAAGCCAGATTGGCAACGACTTCACGATGTCCCTGTGCCGCGGCTGACTGCTGAAGAGAAAGCGTTTCTGGAGGGGCCAGTCAATGAAGTGTGTAAAATGGCCAATGACTTTGAAATTACCCATGAGTTAGCCGACCTTCCAGAGCCTATTTGGCAATACCTCAAAGAGCAACGTTTCTTCGCGATGATTATCAAAAAGGAGTACGGCGGGCTGGCGTTCTCTGCGTATGCACAATCTCTGGTATTACAAAAACTCACTGGCGTCTCGAGTGTACTGGCATCAACAGTCGGTGTCCCAAACTCATTGGGCCCCGGCGAGCTGTTACAACACTATGGTACCGAAGCCCAATGTAACCACTACTTACCACGCCTTGCTGTCGGCAAAGAGATGCCTTG
Proteins encoded in this region:
- the purN gene encoding phosphoribosylglycinamide formyltransferase, which encodes MKKIVVLISGSGSNLQAILDACEQGKIADSQVVAVFSNKESAYGLERARQAGVDAISLDAKAFDSRDSFDDALANKIDAYTPDLVILAGYMRILSGEFVRRYLGKMINIHPSLLPKYPGLHTHQRAIDAGDKEHGTSVHFVTEELDGGPVILQAKVPLFPEDTADDVQARVQQQEHRIYPLVADWFVSGRLVMNNEQAILDGQVLPSQGYASDE
- a CDS encoding class II glutamine amidotransferase yields the protein MCELLGMSANVPTDICFSFTGLMQRGGKTGPHCDGWGITFYDGKGYQNFKDPNPSCESRIAQLVQQYPIKSCAVISHIRQANRGSVSLVNTHPFTRELWGHYWTFAHNGQLSNYQGLETGRFVPVGDTDSEIAFCWLLNQLEQRFATRPDDDALLFSFMAECCDQLRELGVYNMLLSDGDVVANYCTNNLHWITRRAPFGEASLIDEDVTIDFQKETTPNDVVSVIATQPLTNNEQWHRMLVGEMCVFKKGEVIYHREGTPHPEPQQGNEATSSQ
- the lpcA gene encoding D-sedoheptulose 7-phosphate isomerase — encoded protein: MYSDLIRGELEEAARVLNEFLSNDDNISDIQRAAEMLAASFKQGGKVLSCGNGGSHCDAMHFAEELTGRYRENRPGYPGIAISDPSHLSCVSNDFGYDYVFSRYVEAVGSQGDVLLGISTSGNSGNILNAIDAAKKKGMKTIALTGKDGGKMAGLADVEIRVPHFGYADRIQEIHIKIIHILIQLIEKEMEK
- the purM gene encoding phosphoribosylformylglycinamidine cyclo-ligase, with amino-acid sequence MSSNNSSLSYKDAGVDIDAGNALVDRIKGVVKRTHRPEVMGGIGGFGALCQLPTKYKEPVLVSGTDGVGTKLRLAMDLKKHDTIGIDLVAMCVNDLIVQGAEPLFFLDYYATGKLDVDTAAAVVAGIGEGCLQSGCALIGGETAEMPGMYHGEDYDVAGFCVGVAEKSEVIDGTKVKAGDALIALGSSGPHSNGYSLVRKIIEVSQADLSEELEGKALSEHLLEPTKIYVKSVLKLLESTDVHAISHITGGGFWENIPRVLPEGAKAVVDGNSWEWPAIFNWLQEQGNVERYEMFRTFNCGVGLVIALPQEQAEQAIEILKAEGENAWLLGKIADAAEGEEQVEII